The nucleotide window TTTTCAGAACTCTTAAAACTACCCTCCTCTTTTTAGCAAGATGTGTCTTTGTATATACAAACTTTTCAAGTTGTACATCCAAAGACTCTCTTGCCTTTTTGCAAAAGGGGAAAAAACTTCGGAACTCGTTTTTTTCTTTATTGAAATCATATACAAATTCCAATTTATTCTTTATTAATCTCCACGATTTACAGATTAGACCAGAATGGTCTTATTTAGCCCAAGCCCTTTGAATACTATTGTTTTCACGATTTTGATGTTCCAACTTTGCAACAGAAATCATAATCAAAAAAGATGAAAACATATCTTTACTTTTTCTTTAGCTTATTGACCATATGGGTCTCGGGACAGGTTGGAATCAATACTGTATCACCAGAGACCACTTTGGACGTTACAGGGAAACCGGTTGATCCTAATCATTACGACGGGATTATTCCACCACGAATAACGGGAGATCAATTGTCCAGAAAATCATATTCAATTTCAAAAAGAGGAACCGTCGTATTTGTGACTGTTCCTGCTACAAACTTATCCGGGCAGGTTATCAATGTTAGAACTACCGGATTGTATTACTTCGATGGTACGGCCTGGCAACCTGTATCAAAAGATGTTGATCCGATAGAATATTACATTTTATTGACTTTCGATTCTAACAGCACGGCAAGTCTTGCCGCAACCTCCACCTGGACGGAACCAAGAAATCAATGGGCGAATACAAACAATTACCTGACCTCTTCTAAAAATTACACCATAGGCTCAAAAAACTTTGGAGGGCTTGAAGGATTTGTTGTATTCAGAAAAATCAACGGTATTGTTAATGTTCGTTTTCGTTTGCATCGAACCGACAATTCTACACCTGTTACGGGTAAGGCTCTTATTGATATTGAAGACATATTTAACGATATAGGTTATATTCCCAATCAAATTGTTCTCTTACACAACGAAAATTCAACCCAGTACTTTCCTGCATTGCTAGAAAATTACGCTATACAAATTCCTCAAAGCTCGCTGAACCAGATATCGACTTCCATTTACACTTACGGAGAAGTACAGGGGTATTCCAACTGGCGGGTTCCATATTTAAAGTAAGATTCTAAAAACCAAATGAAATTAAAACAACATAACACAATGAAAAACAATTTTCTCAAATTATTCTTTGTATTAATGACCACCAGTGTTTTTTCACAGGTCGGTATTAATACTCAGACACCAAAAGCCACTTTTGAAGTGGTCGGAAAGCCGGACGACGCGAATCATTTTGATGGTATTATTCCACCCCGTATTACAGGGGATCAGATCTCTGCAAAATCATTCTCTACTGCTCAGAAAGGGGCATTAATCTTTGTGACATCACCAGCTACTAATTTGGTGGGACAGGCGGCTCATATCGAAAAATCGGGCTTATATTGTTTCGACGGCCAGCAATGGATTCCTGTTTTGCAAAGCGATCCTTTAGAAATCGTCGCACTCAGAGGCAACACTTCCTCGGTTGAGTTGGTGGTGAAAAATAGTTTGAAACTTGATTTTGACCAAAAGGAAAATTATATCCTGGGAAAATCAAGAAGCCCCATCACAGGCGAATACAACTCTATTCTAGCTACCGATGCCAATATTACATCAGGAAAAGGTAACTCTGCCAGCGCTTATGCCATGTCCCAGGGAGAAGTTACCGGGAAATTGAACTATGGCGCTGGTGTATCAGCATTGAATGGAATTGCAAATAGCGTAATTTCAGGAAGCCGGAATATAGGGATAGGCGCCGGAGCCATGTCATACATTACTTCCGGAAATGATAATATATCGATCGGGTATTTATCGGGAACCGGGAACAGGACAGGCTCTAATAATGTGTTCATTGGAGCTGGTGCCGGAAGCCCCGCAACAGGAAACAGAAGTGTCAGCAATAAGTTAGCTATACATTCCACCCCCGTAACAACAAGCTCAACCAGCTTTTGGGACAGTATTACCAATAATTATACGGATTATAAATTTGCGTTGATCTCGGGGGATTTTTCTGAGCGATGGCTCAATATTAATGGTAAGCTAAGCGTGACACCATCACAAATGCCTAATGCAGATGGTGATCCGGCATATACCAAGAAAGTAGTTGCCAAAGCAGACGGTTCATTTGGGTTCGCCACAGAACTGATTCCTGCGCCACCTTCTAGCGGAACCTATATCCTTAAAAGTGTGAATGGCATTCCCAGCTGGAGTGTCCCATGAAGCAGGAGGGAAGTAGAAGTTCTGAAGTGATCTTTTTCAGGATCAAACTGGAAAGAAAGGCTGACTGGAAAAGAACGTGCAGAGAAAGAAACATCTCCCTGACCAGCCTGATTATCGATTCGGTGGAGAATAGACTGATGGATGATGAAAGAAGAAAAGTCCTGAACTTCATCGAAAAGCAGGATAACATCTTTGCCAGGATCGAAACCAATATCAACCAGGTGGCAAAGCTGGTTAACGGACAGAAGAACATTTCGGAAAAACAACTGGAATTATTTTCGAAACAACTCTCCGAGGTACAGAAGCTTAAAGCACAGCAAAACAAGATGTTTGAAAACATATACGCATTGCTTTCAAAATGATCGTCAAGCTTATGAAGCCAGCGGGAAATCATTTCCCTGGAATCAATTACAATGATAAGAAGGTAGAAAAAGGAAAAGGCGAACTGATGCTGATGAAAAACTTCCCTTCATTTATCAATAAAGACGGTGACAAGCAACAGGTAAGGGATTATTTAAAAGCGATATCCAAAAGTACGAAAGTACAAAAACCGCAATTCCATGCTGTAATCTCCACTAAATTTCAGGATCATACCAAAGAAGAGCTCACAGAGATCAGTGAAGATTTTATGAATAAAATGGGTTATGGGGAACAGCCTTACATAGCAGTTTTTCACAATGATACTGAGAACAATCACATCCATATTGTTTCCACAAGAGTAGATAAGCAGACCGGAAAAAAGATTGATGACAGTTACGAAAAGCTAAAGGCGCAAAAAGCTTTGACCAGGGTGATAGAAAAACTATATGGAATTAATGAGAAGGAAAAATTAGATAAACTCTTGAACTATAAAATTGGCTCTTTTCAGCAACTTAGGACTTTGCTTAACAGAAATGGTTATCAACTTAGCGAAAACACAAATGATGGAAGATCCGTTACCATTTCAAAAAACGGCATAGTACAACGAAGGTTCTCAGCTGATCAAATTGTTTTCAGCAATAAAATGAACGAGAAACGGGTAAAGCAGATCAGAGCCATTTTTTCAAAGTACAAAGGGCTGTATTCTAATAGAGTATTCAGGGTTGATGACTATAGAAAGCAGGAAGCCATGCTTCCGGAGGAAAAGCACAAAGATCATTGGAAACCGGAAATAGAATTTGAAAGCGAGCTTCAGAAAAAACTGAGGGACCTCTTCGGAATTGATGTCGTATTTCATCATAAGGATGGCAACAAACCTTTTGGTTATACATTGATCGATCACAAGACAGGCGCAGTTTATAAAGGCGGTGAAATCATGAAAATGGGTAGCTTATTTGAATTCACCTCGGCAATAATGAATAAAAGACTTTTTGAGCAGTTGAAAGATTACAGCATTCCCAATGCTGAAACCAAAAACGTACTGCTGAAATATTTGAAAGCAACCTATCCTGAAAATGAACTGAGCGATTATATGCTGTTTGACAATAAAAAACTGAAAAACAAAGAAATA belongs to Chryseobacterium gleum and includes:
- the mobC gene encoding plasmid mobilization relaxosome protein MobC yields the protein MKQEGSRSSEVIFFRIKLERKADWKRTCRERNISLTSLIIDSVENRLMDDERRKVLNFIEKQDNIFARIETNINQVAKLVNGQKNISEKQLELFSKQLSEVQKLKAQQNKMFENIYALLSK
- a CDS encoding relaxase/mobilization nuclease domain-containing protein, with protein sequence MKPAGNHFPGINYNDKKVEKGKGELMLMKNFPSFINKDGDKQQVRDYLKAISKSTKVQKPQFHAVISTKFQDHTKEELTEISEDFMNKMGYGEQPYIAVFHNDTENNHIHIVSTRVDKQTGKKIDDSYEKLKAQKALTRVIEKLYGINEKEKLDKLLNYKIGSFQQLRTLLNRNGYQLSENTNDGRSVTISKNGIVQRRFSADQIVFSNKMNEKRVKQIRAIFSKYKGLYSNRVFRVDDYRKQEAMLPEEKHKDHWKPEIEFESELQKKLRDLFGIDVVFHHKDGNKPFGYTLIDHKTGAVYKGGEIMKMGSLFEFTSAIMNKRLFEQLKDYSIPNAETKNVLLKYLKATYPENELSDYMLFDNKKLKNKEIFNRIRNDVKQYLKTQGKYDVSLVRSEDGKYYAVHSKLHFIGELQLLIGEQQYQKFLNPKIKSEKLAESNTEKEFKQAVNEMLFEWQNSSGGAKDLVEDERKKRKKKKR